Proteins from a genomic interval of Pirellulales bacterium:
- a CDS encoding M56 family metallopeptidase, producing the protein MNQAATMLLYALARTSVCLAVAAIVAFLLLRGLRCRSPAVHRAAWCMVLLTGWLFVRATVTIPWYEAPPLARQMFPSPASEVLEVAPSGDPVPSAIGSDPVPLGDLPVKIDEPRDIAGTALSWPIALAAVWLLGGVAIVAWWSIGYLRFVRQLPFGLPLTEEWQAEWREALAECAVRHPVRLCVNDALGPLVCRVWGEDRLLAPLALWRELSSQERRAILRHELAHVGRGDLVWSMAARCLALAHWFNPFCWWAVRNFDECGEWACDDAVYRRGPGDAVAYARVLLRIGQADPRPPLGAAIGGRRLSTRIKRMLTGAIPEDSTMKQSVLIGSVGVLALIGAVEWRLGARVAGAVDQEVEATRGRLNVDHPVLERMAAAAAKTFEATRASYDVGTEVMSNVYVWSRRWLEAERALAETDAQELAALRAHRQRMKQLMLKVRAFYVTGSRGGEEPKFYATKFYLAEADAWLESAKNRGHDQPPPLRKVPVSFGGPKGMDVRWDEDNDGQFDAEPVVCPARHDFLEGGIYFLQFGGFGGVKLNATLEVMTASDQPRAFDISIAEVKKIADNQQMTKVLFLGDDARVDEISDWDDVSNSDRLVAQTERRHQVLAALHFTYPTGSR; encoded by the coding sequence ATGAATCAAGCTGCCACCATGCTGCTGTATGCGTTAGCGCGGACCAGCGTCTGCCTTGCGGTGGCGGCGATCGTGGCGTTCCTTCTTTTGCGCGGGCTGCGATGTCGCTCGCCGGCAGTGCATCGGGCCGCTTGGTGCATGGTGCTGCTGACCGGCTGGCTGTTTGTCAGGGCCACCGTAACCATTCCTTGGTATGAGGCGCCGCCCCTCGCCAGACAAATGTTCCCATCGCCGGCAAGCGAGGTTCTCGAGGTGGCGCCCTCCGGCGACCCTGTCCCCAGCGCGATCGGCAGCGACCCCGTGCCGCTCGGCGATTTGCCCGTCAAAATAGACGAACCGCGCGATATTGCTGGCACCGCGTTGAGCTGGCCGATTGCGCTGGCGGCGGTCTGGCTGCTGGGCGGAGTGGCCATCGTCGCCTGGTGGTCGATCGGCTACCTCCGCTTTGTACGTCAGCTTCCCTTCGGCCTGCCGCTCACCGAGGAATGGCAGGCCGAATGGCGCGAAGCGCTGGCGGAATGCGCCGTCCGACACCCCGTGCGATTGTGCGTTAATGATGCACTGGGGCCGTTGGTCTGTCGAGTGTGGGGCGAAGATCGGCTGCTGGCGCCGCTGGCGCTTTGGCGCGAGCTTTCGTCTCAGGAACGGCGGGCAATTTTGCGACACGAATTGGCCCATGTCGGCCGTGGCGATCTCGTGTGGTCGATGGCGGCGCGGTGTCTGGCACTGGCGCATTGGTTCAATCCGTTTTGCTGGTGGGCGGTGCGCAATTTCGACGAGTGTGGGGAGTGGGCCTGCGACGACGCCGTGTACCGCCGCGGTCCCGGCGACGCGGTGGCCTACGCGCGCGTCTTGTTGCGGATCGGGCAAGCCGACCCGCGTCCGCCGTTGGGCGCAGCGATCGGCGGCAGGCGACTATCGACGCGCATTAAACGCATGCTTACTGGGGCCATTCCGGAGGATTCGACGATGAAACAGAGCGTATTGATCGGTTCCGTTGGTGTGTTGGCCTTGATCGGCGCCGTCGAATGGCGGCTGGGCGCCCGCGTGGCGGGGGCGGTCGACCAGGAGGTGGAGGCGACGCGCGGAAGACTGAACGTCGATCACCCGGTGTTGGAACGCATGGCGGCGGCCGCGGCAAAGACGTTCGAGGCAACCAGGGCGTCTTATGACGTGGGCACCGAGGTGATGTCGAACGTTTACGTCTGGTCGCGTCGATGGCTGGAAGCCGAACGCGCTCTGGCTGAGACGGATGCGCAAGAACTGGCCGCCCTGCGAGCGCATCGGCAACGCATGAAGCAGCTCATGTTGAAAGTCAGAGCGTTTTACGTCACGGGCAGCAGAGGGGGCGAAGAGCCTAAATTCTACGCTACGAAGTTCTACTTGGCGGAAGCCGATGCCTGGCTGGAAAGCGCCAAGAATCGTGGCCACGACCAGCCACCTCCGTTGCGAAAAGTGCCGGTTTCGTTCGGCGGGCCGAAGGGGATGGATGTCCGATGGGACGAGGACAATGACGGCCAATTCGACGCGGAGCCGGTTGTCTGTCCCGCGCGCCATGACTTCTTGGAAGGCGGTATTTACTTTCTACAGTTTGGCGGTTTCGGCGGCGTCAAGCTCAATGCGACGCTCGAGGTGATGACTGCGTCGGACCAACCGAGGGCTTTCGATATCAGCATTGCGGAAGTCAAGAAGATCGCCGACAATCAGCAGATGACGAAGGTCTTGTTTCTCGGCGACGATGCCCGTGTAGACGAAATCAGCGACTGGGATGATGTTAGCAACAGCGACCGCCTGGTAGCGCAAACGGAGCGCCGCCACCAAGTGCTGGCGGCCCTGCACTTCACCTATCCGACAGGTTCACGGTAA
- a CDS encoding BlaI/MecI/CopY family transcriptional regulator codes for MTNVVKKNRRGPRAAVPRLSAAEMELLEMLWREGAVALSQAHRALGLPIGYTTVQTRLNRLVKKGLVTRGEERPARYAAAVSRDEVCAGDLKLLVKRFSGGVVPLVAHLVRQRSLSAAEVDELKQLIAEAEARLTPRNKGPQR; via the coding sequence ATGACAAACGTCGTAAAGAAAAACCGTCGCGGCCCTCGGGCCGCGGTGCCGCGGCTTTCGGCGGCCGAGATGGAACTGCTGGAAATGCTGTGGCGCGAGGGGGCGGTCGCGCTCTCCCAGGCCCATCGGGCCTTGGGGCTGCCGATCGGCTACACCACCGTGCAGACGCGGCTGAACCGGCTGGTGAAAAAAGGACTGGTGACGCGGGGCGAAGAGCGGCCTGCCCGATATGCGGCCGCCGTCTCGCGCGACGAGGTGTGCGCCGGCGATCTCAAGCTGCTCGTGAAACGGTTCAGCGGCGGCGTCGTGCCGCTGGTGGCGCACCTGGTGCGCCAGCGTTCCCTCTCCGCCGCTGAAGTCGATGAGTTGAAGCAACTGATCGCCGAAGCCGAGGCCCGCTTGACTCCGCGCAATAAAGGGCCGCAACGATGA
- a CDS encoding type II toxin-antitoxin system RelE/ParE family toxin, translating into MPYEILYSDEAVKKLKGLRAFDRTAILDQIEQVLDTNPMQESKARVKMLRQPAPTQYRLRVGEFHVFYDVVGQSVHVIEILSKAETASYLEGLL; encoded by the coding sequence ATGCCTTACGAAATCCTGTACTCCGACGAGGCTGTGAAGAAACTAAAGGGGCTTCGTGCGTTCGATCGTACGGCGATTCTGGACCAAATTGAGCAAGTGTTGGACACCAATCCAATGCAGGAAAGCAAGGCCCGTGTTAAAATGCTCCGCCAACCGGCCCCTACCCAATATCGACTTCGCGTGGGAGAGTTCCACGTGTTTTACGACGTGGTCGGTCAGTCGGTGCATGTTATCGAAATCTTGAGCAAGGCAGAGACGGCTTCATACCTGGAGGGATTATTGTGA
- a CDS encoding c-type cytochrome → MRRILAFNFVLMSVLATGRAGTAASEQKVFTEPPKIAPTAGGKATDESAPADEHPFDVLPGFQIEHLFTVPKDELGSWVSIAFDNRGRLIASDQGDKGLCRITLPPIGSHEPTKVERLDAKISSAQGMVYAFDSLYVSANGFSGGSGLYRVKDTNGDDQFDQVEKLKEIRGGGEHGPHAVLLSPDGQSLYYLAGNFTRPPFDPSGPPSADHRSRAPTNWGEDLLLPRQWDAGGFGVGVLAPGGWVAKTDADGKIWDIISNGYRNPYDMAFNADGELFVYDADMEWDMGAPWYRPTRVSHATSGSEFGWRSGTGKWPAYYVDSLPAVVDIGPGSPVGAAFGYGTKFPAKYQRAFFICDWTFGTMYAVHTEPAGSSYQGVKEEFLGRSPLPLTDVAVGKDGALYFSTGGRNTQSELFRVTYVGQEPTAPVDSHDSRSAEMRKLRHQIEAYHRQADDPAQAIEFVFPHLAHPDRFIRYAARIALENQDVKLWQDRVLAESNAEALITGAVGLARQADKSLRGPLLAALDRLDLAALPETQQIELLRAYQLVFIRLGEPDESLRLSLIAKFDPLFPTHSDPVNRELIDLLVYFRSPTIIGKGVAFMEQPSKPQTTELGAILGRNKGYGGTVASILAHHPDPTQIHYAFALRNMKEGWTMAERKAYFGWFERAGTWKGGSSFQGFLRNIEREAYENASERERLAMEALGARKPYQPPELPKPAGPGRDRNVSDLIGLADHGLKGRDFENGKKMFAAARCLICHRFAGDGGATGPDLTQLAARFTVKDLSEAMIEPSKVISDQYRATLIETKDGQLVSGRVFSETDDALVVVTNPEDATKTLTVRRDNIESLQPSPVSLMPDGLLKPLNDEEVLDLLAYLLSRGNKKDAMFRK, encoded by the coding sequence ATGCGTCGCATTCTTGCCTTTAACTTTGTCCTGATGTCCGTGCTCGCCACGGGTCGGGCCGGCACCGCCGCCAGCGAGCAAAAGGTCTTTACCGAACCGCCCAAGATCGCACCCACCGCCGGCGGCAAGGCCACGGATGAATCGGCACCGGCCGACGAGCACCCCTTCGACGTTTTGCCCGGCTTTCAGATCGAACACCTGTTCACGGTGCCGAAAGACGAGCTTGGCTCGTGGGTCTCGATCGCATTCGACAACAGGGGGCGATTGATCGCCAGCGATCAGGGCGACAAAGGGCTGTGCCGCATCACCCTGCCGCCGATCGGCTCCCACGAACCGACCAAAGTCGAGCGGCTCGATGCCAAGATCAGCTCGGCCCAGGGCATGGTCTACGCTTTCGACTCGCTCTATGTTTCGGCCAACGGTTTTTCGGGCGGCAGCGGCCTTTATCGAGTGAAAGACACCAACGGCGACGACCAGTTCGATCAGGTCGAGAAACTCAAGGAAATTCGTGGCGGCGGCGAACATGGCCCGCACGCCGTGCTGCTGTCGCCCGACGGCCAGTCGCTCTATTATCTGGCGGGCAACTTCACGCGTCCGCCCTTCGATCCCAGCGGGCCGCCCAGTGCCGATCACCGCAGCCGCGCGCCGACCAACTGGGGCGAAGACCTGCTCTTGCCGCGCCAGTGGGACGCGGGCGGCTTTGGGGTGGGCGTTCTGGCGCCCGGCGGTTGGGTGGCGAAAACCGATGCCGACGGCAAAATCTGGGACATCATCAGCAATGGCTACCGCAATCCCTACGACATGGCCTTCAACGCCGATGGCGAGCTCTTCGTCTACGACGCCGACATGGAGTGGGACATGGGCGCGCCTTGGTATCGCCCCACTCGCGTGTCGCATGCCACCAGCGGCAGCGAGTTCGGCTGGCGCAGCGGCACAGGCAAGTGGCCCGCCTATTACGTCGATAGCCTGCCGGCGGTGGTCGATATCGGACCCGGTTCGCCCGTCGGCGCGGCCTTCGGTTACGGAACGAAGTTTCCCGCCAAGTATCAGCGGGCATTTTTCATCTGCGACTGGACTTTCGGCACCATGTACGCCGTCCACACCGAACCAGCGGGATCGAGCTACCAGGGCGTGAAAGAGGAGTTTTTGGGCCGCTCTCCGCTCCCCTTGACCGACGTGGCCGTGGGAAAAGACGGCGCGCTCTATTTCTCGACCGGCGGCCGCAACACGCAGTCGGAGTTGTTCCGCGTGACCTACGTCGGCCAGGAGCCGACCGCCCCGGTCGACTCGCACGACAGCCGCTCGGCCGAAATGCGCAAATTGAGGCACCAAATCGAAGCCTATCACCGCCAGGCCGACGACCCGGCACAGGCGATCGAGTTCGTTTTCCCGCATCTTGCTCACCCCGACCGGTTCATTCGCTACGCGGCCCGTATCGCCTTGGAGAACCAGGACGTCAAACTCTGGCAAGACCGCGTGCTGGCCGAGAGCAACGCCGAGGCGCTCATCACCGGCGCGGTCGGCCTGGCCCGGCAAGCCGACAAATCGCTGCGCGGACCGTTGCTGGCCGCCCTCGACCGCCTGGATCTGGCTGCGTTGCCCGAAACGCAGCAGATCGAGTTGTTACGGGCGTATCAACTCGTCTTCATCCGCCTGGGCGAGCCGGACGAGAGCTTGCGGCTTTCGCTGATCGCCAAGTTCGATCCGCTCTTCCCTACTCACAGCGACCCGGTGAATCGCGAGTTGATCGACCTGCTGGTCTACTTTCGTTCGCCGACGATCATCGGTAAGGGCGTGGCTTTTATGGAGCAGCCGTCAAAGCCGCAGACGACCGAGCTGGGGGCAATCCTCGGACGGAACAAAGGTTACGGCGGCACCGTCGCATCGATCTTGGCCCACCATCCCGACCCGACGCAAATTCACTACGCCTTCGCCTTGCGAAACATGAAAGAAGGCTGGACGATGGCCGAGCGCAAAGCGTACTTCGGCTGGTTCGAGCGTGCCGGAACCTGGAAAGGCGGTTCGAGCTTCCAGGGTTTTTTGCGAAACATCGAGCGCGAGGCATACGAGAACGCCAGCGAGCGCGAGCGGCTGGCGATGGAGGCCCTCGGTGCCCGCAAGCCATATCAGCCGCCGGAATTGCCCAAGCCGGCCGGGCCGGGCCGCGACCGCAACGTGTCCGACCTGATCGGTCTGGCCGACCACGGGCTGAAGGGCCGCGACTTCGAGAACGGCAAGAAGATGTTCGCGGCCGCGCGATGCCTGATCTGCCATCGCTTTGCCGGCGACGGCGGCGCGACGGGTCCGGACCTGACGCAGTTGGCGGCCCGGTTCACCGTCAAGGACCTGAGCGAGGCGATGATCGAGCCGAGCAAGGTGATCAGCGACCAATACCGGGCCACGCTGATCGAGACCAAGGACGGGCAGCTCGTCAGCGGCCGCGTTTTTTCGGAAACCGACGACGCGCTGGTCGTGGTGACGAACCCCGAAGACGCGACGAAGACGTTGACGGTGCGGCGCGACAACATCGAATCGCTGCAGCCTTCGCCGGTCTCGCTGATGCCCGACGGCCTATTGAAGCCGCTCAACGACGAGGAAGTGCTCGACCTGCTGGCATATCTTTTGTCGCGGGGAAACAAGAAGGATGCGATGTTCCGCAAGTAG
- a CDS encoding DUF4214 domain-containing protein, producing MPRLVFWLYDALGLSSPHSSQRSKPVRHNGKSSRRRNVVGQTICGERLELRCVPSATPIVATAIPVSGFENAPLTNVPVASFTQGGGTAPASNFVATVFWGDGSSSAGTIVESGTSYLVYGSHTYTDVSNAPIVVGIQDATTPSNIALVTDQATILPLLPDGTQGTADQRFVYETLKDTFQRPISMDEINYWTAQYEKNHQDPQTFAYMLLEVTPPYEYDLDQIDSSFETYLHRAADPAGENYFLTLKLNSQGTTSGPGTETRTAALLINSDEFYADAGGTVDGFITAVFEDALKRAPSASDLAFFSDQLTHGLTRIEFATTVLNSYEFQVEQINSLFERYLGRPADPAGLAAFINNDGLGYGTTSNTETLIDTPEFYNRAVGLPLNTVEIRD from the coding sequence ATGCCACGCTTGGTTTTTTGGCTGTACGACGCGTTGGGATTGTCGTCGCCCCATTCGAGCCAAAGGTCGAAGCCGGTCCGGCATAACGGCAAGTCCTCCCGTCGCCGTAACGTGGTAGGGCAAACGATATGCGGCGAGCGGCTGGAGCTGCGCTGCGTTCCGTCGGCGACTCCCATCGTCGCCACCGCCATTCCCGTGAGCGGCTTTGAGAACGCCCCGCTCACGAACGTTCCCGTGGCCAGCTTTACGCAGGGCGGCGGCACTGCACCAGCCAGCAACTTTGTGGCCACGGTTTTTTGGGGCGACGGCAGTTCGTCGGCCGGCACCATCGTCGAGTCGGGCACCAGCTATCTCGTTTACGGATCGCACACCTACACCGACGTCAGCAACGCTCCCATCGTCGTCGGCATCCAAGACGCCACCACGCCCTCGAACATCGCCTTGGTCACCGACCAGGCCACGATTCTCCCGCTGTTGCCCGACGGCACCCAAGGCACGGCCGACCAACGTTTCGTCTACGAAACGCTGAAAGACACGTTCCAACGTCCGATTTCGATGGACGAGATCAACTACTGGACCGCCCAGTATGAAAAGAACCACCAGGATCCTCAGACCTTCGCTTACATGTTGCTGGAGGTGACGCCGCCTTATGAATACGACCTCGACCAGATCGACAGCAGCTTTGAGACTTATCTGCACCGCGCCGCCGACCCCGCGGGCGAAAACTACTTCTTGACTCTGAAGCTCAATTCCCAGGGAACGACAAGCGGACCGGGAACCGAGACCCGGACCGCGGCCCTGCTGATCAACTCCGACGAATTCTATGCCGACGCGGGCGGCACGGTCGACGGATTCATCACCGCCGTGTTCGAAGACGCTCTCAAGCGGGCACCCAGCGCTTCGGATCTCGCGTTCTTCAGCGATCAACTGACGCACGGCCTGACGCGCATCGAGTTTGCCACCACGGTGTTGAACAGCTACGAATTCCAGGTGGAGCAGATCAACAGCTTGTTCGAGCGCTATCTTGGCCGGCCGGCCGATCCGGCCGGGCTGGCCGCGTTCATCAACAACGACGGTCTCGGATATGGAACCACCAGCAACACCGAGACGTTGATCGACACGCCCGAATTCTATAATCGGGCCGTCGGCCTGCCGCTGAACACGGTCGAGATCAGGGATTAA
- a CDS encoding SAM-dependent chlorinase/fluorinase produces the protein MSLITLTTDFGSGSPYVAAMKGVILSIDPDARIVDLTHAVPAQDVRQGALVLDEVTPWFPAGTVHVAVVDPGVGSQRRIVYAEIGDQRYVAPDNGLLDRLAARRRVCKIIAVAERAFWLPAVSATFHGRDIMAPVAARLSRGLAAEQLGPPIEKLVTLTWPEVVVLPREIRGTVQSIDSFGNLITDITGPMLADVPRDESVRIACDEHETLGIYRTYSDQPAMTLMALVGSSGRLELAIVEDSAAAMLGIRTGTPVVVSW, from the coding sequence ATGTCCCTCATCACTCTGACCACCGACTTCGGCAGCGGCAGCCCCTACGTGGCGGCCATGAAGGGCGTGATCCTGTCGATCGACCCGGACGCGCGGATCGTCGATCTCACGCACGCGGTTCCCGCACAAGACGTGCGCCAAGGCGCGTTGGTGTTGGACGAAGTCACGCCCTGGTTTCCGGCCGGCACGGTCCACGTGGCGGTGGTCGATCCGGGCGTGGGCAGCCAACGGCGGATCGTCTATGCCGAGATCGGCGACCAGCGTTACGTCGCTCCCGACAACGGCCTGCTCGACCGCTTGGCCGCTCGCCGCCGGGTATGTAAAATAATCGCCGTTGCGGAGCGGGCATTTTGGTTGCCGGCGGTTTCGGCGACGTTCCACGGCCGCGACATCATGGCGCCGGTGGCGGCCCGCCTGAGTCGGGGCCTGGCCGCGGAGCAACTGGGGCCGCCGATCGAGAAACTGGTTACCCTTACATGGCCGGAGGTTGTCGTTTTGCCTCGTGAAATTCGTGGTACGGTCCAAAGCATCGACTCATTTGGAAACCTGATTACCGACATCACCGGGCCGATGCTGGCCGACGTGCCGCGCGACGAGAGCGTGCGCATCGCCTGCGACGAGCACGAGACGCTCGGCATCTACCGCACTTATTCCGACCAGCCTGCGATGACGTTGATGGCACTCGTCGGTTCCAGCGGCCGATTGGAGCTGGCGATTGTCGAAGACAGCGCCGCAGCCATGCTCGGCATCCGCACCGGCACGCCGGTGGTGGTGAGCTGGTAG
- a CDS encoding retroviral-like aspartic protease family protein codes for MEISLMGKVLVPAKIENVNDLYNAETGLVRPDQVRSLEVTEALVDTGATTLSMPRRLIEQLGLRPLRFRRALTTAGDVTVQVFGTVRLTVQGRDCTVDVSEVADACPVLIGQVPLELLDFVVDPAGQRLIGNPAHGGEQMIELY; via the coding sequence ATGGAGATCTCGCTGATGGGTAAGGTGCTCGTTCCGGCAAAGATAGAAAACGTCAATGATCTTTATAATGCTGAAACAGGCCTGGTCAGGCCTGATCAGGTGCGGTCGCTGGAGGTGACCGAGGCCCTGGTCGACACGGGCGCCACCACGCTCTCGATGCCGAGACGATTGATAGAACAATTGGGCCTGCGGCCACTTCGCTTTCGCCGCGCGCTGACGACTGCGGGCGACGTTACGGTACAGGTCTTCGGCACCGTTCGCCTCACCGTGCAGGGGCGAGACTGCACGGTTGATGTATCTGAGGTGGCCGACGCTTGCCCGGTGCTGATCGGGCAAGTGCCGCTCGAGCTGCTCGATTTTGTCGTCGATCCCGCGGGACAGCGGCTGATCGGCAATCCGGCGCACGGCGGCGAACAGATGATCGAGCTGTATTAA
- a CDS encoding Trm112 family protein, with amino-acid sequence MISKELLDILVCPELRTPLSLADERLLATLNRAVAERRLKNRAGETVERPLDGGLVRDDGAVVYPVVDGIPIMLVDEAIPLEQVRAQP; translated from the coding sequence ATGATCAGCAAGGAGTTGCTCGACATTCTGGTTTGTCCCGAGCTGCGCACGCCGTTGAGTCTGGCCGACGAGCGACTGCTGGCGACGCTGAACCGGGCCGTGGCCGAAAGGCGGTTGAAAAACCGTGCGGGCGAGACCGTCGAAAGACCGCTCGACGGCGGACTGGTGCGCGACGACGGGGCCGTGGTTTACCCGGTGGTCGACGGCATCCCCATCATGCTCGTCGACGAAGCCATTCCGCTCGAACAGGTGCGGGCACAACCATGA
- a CDS encoding histidine triad nucleotide-binding protein codes for MSAKTIFQRIIDREVPADIVYEDDACLAFRDIAPQAPTHVLLIPKKPIASFDELTDADGPLLGHMLLVIGKLAGDLALEGGYRVVANCGPAAGQSVDHLHFHLLGGRPLSWPPG; via the coding sequence ATGAGCGCCAAGACGATTTTCCAGCGGATTATCGACCGAGAGGTTCCCGCCGACATCGTCTATGAAGACGATGCGTGTCTGGCTTTCCGCGACATTGCGCCGCAGGCGCCGACGCACGTTCTGCTGATTCCCAAGAAGCCCATCGCGTCGTTCGACGAACTGACCGACGCCGACGGGCCGCTCTTGGGGCACATGCTGCTGGTGATCGGCAAGTTGGCCGGCGATCTGGCGCTTGAGGGCGGCTACCGCGTCGTGGCCAACTGTGGACCCGCCGCCGGTCAATCGGTCGATCACCTGCACTTTCACCTGTTGGGCGGCCGGCCGCTGAGCTGGCCACCGGGATGA
- a CDS encoding GIY-YIG nuclease family protein, with the protein MTNKAATNWLTQMADDRRTTLALLAKSANQSHRWAVAAAGAAMAHVVAAGHALVQARDLCEEGGWLRWLRNNFEGSVRTAQRYMRVARHLPASGIDATRVSHRSQTALLRAIRGVVFTEPSAAAEGAPALAGTPAGSADDPAARRRLSFVAARRLRKLAGAVAGLAAGAHAAGLAERINALATDLLLDAGECGGTSDEVYFVEAVGADRVKIGVSRDVGKRFGQLAASFPGPLRLLGRVAGGRAREASLHRRLANFHLGGEWFHLTPGVRALVAAVIADEPE; encoded by the coding sequence ATGACGAATAAGGCTGCCACCAACTGGCTGACGCAGATGGCCGACGACCGGCGAACCACGCTGGCGCTGCTGGCGAAATCCGCCAACCAAAGCCACCGCTGGGCGGTGGCGGCGGCCGGCGCCGCGATGGCGCACGTCGTGGCGGCCGGGCACGCGCTGGTCCAGGCGCGCGATCTGTGCGAAGAAGGGGGCTGGCTCCGCTGGTTGCGGAACAATTTCGAGGGCTCGGTCCGCACGGCGCAGCGCTATATGCGCGTCGCGCGGCACTTGCCCGCCAGCGGCATCGATGCGACACGCGTGTCGCATCGGTCGCAGACGGCGCTGTTGCGCGCCATCCGCGGCGTGGTGTTCACGGAGCCGTCCGCCGCGGCGGAGGGCGCGCCCGCCCTCGCCGGTACGCCCGCCGGGTCGGCGGACGACCCGGCGGCGCGTCGCCGGTTGTCGTTCGTCGCCGCCCGCCGCTTGCGCAAGCTCGCCGGCGCCGTGGCCGGGCTGGCCGCCGGCGCCCACGCGGCGGGGTTGGCCGAGCGGATCAACGCCCTGGCGACCGACCTGCTGCTCGACGCCGGCGAATGCGGCGGCACGTCCGACGAGGTCTACTTTGTCGAGGCGGTGGGCGCCGATCGCGTCAAGATCGGGGTGTCGCGCGACGTCGGCAAACGTTTCGGCCAGCTTGCGGCGTCGTTTCCAGGGCCGCTGAGGCTTCTGGGCAGGGTCGCCGGCGGCCGGGCCCGCGAGGCCTCGTTGCATCGCCGGCTGGCGAACTTTCACCTCGGCGGCGAGTGGTTCCACTTGACGCCCGGCGTGCGTGCGCTCGTTGCGGCGGTGATCGCCGATGAGCCGGAATAG